A single region of the Triticum dicoccoides isolate Atlit2015 ecotype Zavitan chromosome 2B, WEW_v2.0, whole genome shotgun sequence genome encodes:
- the LOC119365829 gene encoding anthocyanidin reductase ((2S)-flavan-3-ol-forming)-like, with the protein MASAASDGTARRKTACVTGGSGYIASALVKMLLEKGYAVKTTVRNPDDAEKNAHLKALAALGPLEVFRADLNEEGSFDHAVAGCDYAFLVAAPVNLEAENPEKDVIEPAVYGTLNVMRSCVRAGTVRRVVLTSSAAAVSSRPLEGDGHVLDEESWSDVEFLKSIKTGPWAYPVSKVLLEKAACAFAEENGISLVTVCPVVVVGEAPAADVLTSVGHVLSLLSGDDTRVGILEHIQRASGSIPMVHIDDLCRAELFVAEEEAASGRYIVSSVNTTAVELARFLAAKYPQYNVDTDRFGDLPEKPRVCVSSAKLVKEGFEYKYKNLDQIYDNVVEYGRALGILPY; encoded by the exons ATGGCGTCGGCGGCGAGCGATGGGAcggcgaggaggaagacggcgtGCGTCACTGGAGGCAGCGGGTACATCGCATCGGCGCTCGTCAAGATGCTGCTGGAGAAGGGCTACGCCGTGAAGACCACCGTCAGAAACCCCG ATGACGCGGAGAAGAACGCGCATCTCAAGGCCTTGGCAGCGCTCGGCCCCTTGGAGGTCTTTCGCGCCGATCTGAATGAAGAGGGCAGCTTCGACCACGCCGTTGCCGGCTGCGACTACGCCTTCCTCGTCGCGGCTCCGGTGAACCTCGAAGCAGAAAACCCTGAG AAAGACGTGATCGAGCCGGCCGTCTACGGAACCCTGAACGTGATGAGGTCGTGCGTGAGAGCGGGGACGGTGAGGCGCGTGGTCCTGACGTCGTCGGCGGCCGCGGTGTCCAGCCGGCCGCTGGAAGGCGATGGCCATGTCCTTGACGAGGAATCCTGGTCCGACGTGGAGTTCCTCAAATCAATAAAGACCGGTCCTTGG GCGTACCCTGTGTCGAAGGTGCTTCTGGAGAAGGCGGCGTGCGCGTTCGCGGAGGAGAACGGCATCAGCCTCGTCACCGTGTgccccgtcgtcgtcgtcggcgaGGCGCCGGCGGCGGATGTCCTCACCAGCGTCGGACACGTCCTCTCCCTGCTATCGG GCGATGATACGAGAGTCGGCATCCTGGAACACATTCAGAGGGCGTCGGGCTCGATCCCGATGGTCCACATCGACGACCTCTGCCGCGCCGAGCTGTTCGTCGCCGAGGAGGAGGCTGCGTCGGGGCGGTACATCGTCTCCAGCGTCAACACCACTGCCGTGGAGCTAGCCCGTTTCTTGGCTGCAAAGTACCCGCAGTACAACGTCGATACAGATCG GTTCGGCGATCTCCCCGAGAAGCCGAGAGTGTGCGTTTCGTCGGCGAAGCTCGTCAAGGAAGGGTTTGAGTACAAGTACAAGAACCTGGATCAGATATATGACAACGTCGTCGAGTACGGAAGGGCCTTGGGAATCCTTCCGTACTAA